Genomic window (Candidatus Cloacimonadota bacterium):
GGGAGCTTCAACATCATATTTGCAGGTCATGCTCAATAATGCGGTTGCACTTCATTTGTATGAGAAACTCGGTTTTAAGGAACAATATCAGTATTGGTATAGGATACAATCCTAATCGTCCGTATTATTTGTGTTCAAAAATCACATGTTGTAGAAAAAATTGACGCTCATGTGAATCATCCATTTTAGGTTTCATCAAACAAAACAACAGGAGTATCATGAAAAAGAGAACTCTTCTATCAACTTTCATTATCATCATATTAGCAATTGCTATAAACGCAAATCTTCTTGCCGAAGAAAATATTCAAAATAACGATGCCTGCATCTGGAAAATTGAATCCGACAACAATACCGTATATCTGATGGGTTCGATCCACTTCCTACAACAATCAGATTACCCTCTTGATGAGAAATATTTCCGCTGCTTTGAGGATGCTGAAAACGTGGTCTTTGAGTTGCACTATGACAGCACACAATCTCCTGCATTTCAACAATATACGGTTCTTAAAGCATTCTGTCCTGAAGGAGAAACCTTCCAGAGTATGGTGAGTGATTCCACGTATGACATTACAAGAAAAGCATTACTCGATTTCGGAACACCTCTTGCACAGTTACAGCAATTTGAGCCATGGTTCCTTGCTATAACGATGCTCAGTCTTAAACTTCAGTCTTTGGGATTTAACCCGGAGTTAGGTGTCGATCAGCATTTTTTCAATAGATCAAAAGAAGAGGAAAAAACCATTCTTGCATTTGAAACACCGGAACAACAGATGGACCTGCTTGAATCACTTGGTGGAGATGATCAGGAAAGTTTTCTACTCAAAACGATCGATGAACTTGATGAGATGGAAGCCGGCTTCAGTGACCTTGTGGATGCATGGAAAGCAGGTGATCTAGAGGAATTGAATGAACTTCTTAATAAAGGATTTGAGGATTATCCGGCTCTTAAGCAGTCATTATTGATACAAAGAAACCTTAACTGGATTGATGAGATCGAGGAATTTACTAAGGATAATGAAAATTATCTTATTATTGTCGGTGCAGGTCATCTTGCTGGTGATGAGGGACTGGTAAATCTTCTAACCGAAAAAGGATATTGTGTCGAACAGATTCAAGCAATGCATGAGGAAAATAATGAAAGATAAGATCGAACACTATGATGAAGAATATGACCACGAAGCCGAAGCAACGGGCTGGCTTGGACCGGAAGTATCTTTTGGGCTTTTATACAAGTTCTTAAAACCCGGACAAAAAGTTCTGGATATCGGGATCGGAACCGGTTTGAGTTCAGAGCTTTTTTATAAAGCAGGATTAAAGATATATGGTATGGATTTTTCTGATAAGATGCTGGATGCAGTCAAACAGAAAGGTATTACTGAAGATCTGGCACTGCACGATCTTACCGAGTTGCCTTATCCGTATTCAGAAGACTTTTTTGATATAGCGGTATGTGCAGGTGTATTTAATTTCTTTAAAAATCTGGGTGAAGTATTTACAGAAGTATCACGTATTTTAAAGAATAATGGGTATTTTTCTTTTGTCGTGGGACATCGACGATCAGACGAGGATTCCGCAGTACTAATCGGCTCGGAACATACAGGTTCGGATAGAACGGTGACGATGTATCGTCACTCGAGTGAACAGATACAAAACTGGCTTACTGAAGCGTCTCTGAAGGAAATACGCAGTGTGGAATTTACCGTATTCATGGATAAAGAGAGAACGCGTCGAATTCCTGCAAAGGCATATATTGTACAAAAAATGTAGGGTCAATTCCCCGAACTGATTATCTTTACATCAGCGGTTCACGCTTCGTTGTGAACCCTTCCAAGTCATAATTTTCACCCTTAACTCTCAGTTTGTGAGAGCAGTTTTACAAAAAGATGATTATCAGAAAAAATTATCATACATCATATTATTATTCATTCTCAATTAGATAAAAACTTATTCAAATTCTAATGATCTATTAATTTAAACGAGGAATAAACGAAATATGTTTGTAAATTAGAAATAATAACATTTGACAAAAAAATCCGAATCCCAATCGTTACAAAAATAGAAAATTTTTGTTAAATTGCATAGAATATGTATAATATAAAGTGTGAAAAGATGTATAAACATGATGTAAACATCAATATGTCTTTCTCGATTATGAAAATAAAATTCAGAAAGTTCAGGATTATAATATGAACAAGATTATGAAAAAGACCATTTTGTTAGCAGTGCTAATATTTCTCGGTACTGCTCTGTTTGCAGGAACTGTTGAACACGTGTATCATTTTGACACACCAGAAATATTTCAAAGTAATGAATACCACAAATTAAAGATGGGTGAACTTATATCCTTATCAAAACCTGGTGAACCCGAATTACCGTGTAAGTCCGTTACGTTGCTTCTACCCCCAGGAGAACAAGCTATCAGCATCTCAGTAATCTCTAAAATGAAAAATGATCTGCCCGGAGAATATAAGATTTATCCCAAACAAAAACCATATCCTACTAGTTATCAAGGAGAGGTTGAATTTACAGAACCATATTCGGTAATTTATAACTCTGATATGCTCTTTCCTGAAAAATTACATACACAATTTCAAACTCAATACTTCAGGGGTCATTCGATAGCGATTTGTAATATTTTTCCTGTCCAATATATACCTTCGTCCGGACAGGTTTCTTACTTCTCAGAAATGAAAGTTATAATTGAAACTGAAACAACTACCGAAGCAGAAAAATCATATAATAATTTCTATCGTTCTGATGGAATGACAAGAGTAAGAAATATTGTTGATAATCCAGAACAAATTGATTTATATGCTGCACATTCAAACACTCGAGATGGTGATAACAAATATGTTATTATTACGAGTAGCACATATTCATCAAGTTTCTCTTCTTTTGCTGAGTTCAAAACCAAACAAGGGTATAATGTTTTAATAAAAACGGTTGAGGACATATATTCTGACCCTGATTATAATGGAGTGGATAATCAAGATGAAATCAGGAATTTTATTATATATGCTTATCAAAATCTTGGAACTGATTATGTTCTTCTTGGTGGTGATGTTGAGATTGTTCCTCACCGTGGATTCTGGATAAACA
Coding sequences:
- a CDS encoding methyltransferase domain-containing protein codes for the protein MKDKIEHYDEEYDHEAEATGWLGPEVSFGLLYKFLKPGQKVLDIGIGTGLSSELFYKAGLKIYGMDFSDKMLDAVKQKGITEDLALHDLTELPYPYSEDFFDIAVCAGVFNFFKNLGEVFTEVSRILKNNGYFSFVVGHRRSDEDSAVLIGSEHTGSDRTVTMYRHSSEQIQNWLTEASLKEIRSVEFTVFMDKERTRRIPAKAYIVQKM
- a CDS encoding TraB/GumN family protein; translation: MKKRTLLSTFIIIILAIAINANLLAEENIQNNDACIWKIESDNNTVYLMGSIHFLQQSDYPLDEKYFRCFEDAENVVFELHYDSTQSPAFQQYTVLKAFCPEGETFQSMVSDSTYDITRKALLDFGTPLAQLQQFEPWFLAITMLSLKLQSLGFNPELGVDQHFFNRSKEEEKTILAFETPEQQMDLLESLGGDDQESFLLKTIDELDEMEAGFSDLVDAWKAGDLEELNELLNKGFEDYPALKQSLLIQRNLNWIDEIEEFTKDNENYLIIVGAGHLAGDEGLVNLLTEKGYCVEQIQAMHEENNER